A stretch of DNA from Armatimonadia bacterium:
CGACATGACCACTTGGCATCAAGTCAGACGTATCATCGCCGGCGTTGTCGCCGGCGTTGCTGCCTGCGGAGGGGAGAGGGCCGGCCTTCCCCTTGGGTGGGCGATTGCCGTCGGCGTCGCCGCCGCAATCATCGCGGCCAGCCTGTTGCTGCCGCTGCTGTGGAAGCCACCCAAGCAGTGACGTAGAGGCTGCGCTACCCTGTCCCGCCTCCGAATTGCACTGAGCTGACGATCTTCTGGGCGACCGGCTGGAACTTGGCCCAATGCTTCTCCGGGGCTTCCGCAAAGACTACATAGCCGAAGTCGCCCTTGAAGGCTCCCCAGCGGATCCCCTTCATTTTGATGGGCAGCAGGCCGACACGCTTAGTATAGGTGTATTCGGCAGAGGCGGCCTTACTGCCGCCGAAGTCCCAGACCTCCTTCATGGTCCCCTGCTTGAAGCCGGGACGCTGGGCGGTGAAGGACGCCGTGCTGCCGGCCAGGACGGCTCCCTCAGCGCTCCGCTCCACGGAGACCGTGCCCCCTGCGGCTCTTGAGGCGGCGGCGGCGACGTCACCCATAGCGCCGGCTTTCTGGGTGCCCTGTACCTGCACCCAGCACAGCTTACTCGCGCGGAAGTCAACGGACACGTAGGATCCCGACGAGCCGGAGTTGCTGGGCTTCGTCCAACCGCCGGGGTACTGGGCTGTGAACTGCTTGTCCTTCTCGACGAAGGTCTTCCAGGTGCCTGGATCCGGCGGTGCCCCGGAAGCTGCGATGCCCACCACGAGCAGGATGACGACCAGCAGGACAATGAGCCCGCCTCCCACGATCAGCGGCATCATCCATGCGGGCTTCTCGGGTGGCAACTCCACGGGCTCCGGTCGGCGCGCCGCGCGCGGAGCACTGGGCGTCGACGGCGCAGCTGTCGACCCGGCGGGAACCTGGGATCGGGTCGCGGTCGTTTGCGCCTTAGGTTGAGCCTGTTTCGGGGGCCGCAGATCCGCGCTGCACCAGGTGCAGATGTCATCTCGATCGCTTTCCATGCCGCATTTCTTGCAGAGCTTTCCCATTTGTGCCCTCCAACTGTGGCGAATACATGAGACGGCGGCTCGCAGTCCTATTCGCGCCACGAGTAGTGACTCCTGCTACTTCGGCCGGACTTGCAGGAATGATGAGTGGAACTGAAGAACCTGGCGGTAACCAGATCGTCCAGGCGTGACATCCTGGGGAGGTATCAGGCATGTACAAGGACATTCTTGTAACCCTCGACGAATCGGCACTGGCGGAAAGGGCCTTGCCCCATGCCGTGGCTCTGGCCAAGGCCTTCGGGGCGACCATTCACCTTGTGTCCGTCATTCCGGTGCTGGACGCAGAGACGATGTTCGCGGCAGGGGTGTCCATTGACTGGACCGCCCAAGTCGAGAGTGCCCGGGACTACATGGGCGGTATCCGGAAGCGCGTCATGGGCGAGGGCGTAGAGGCCGAATGGGACGTCTGTCAGGGCGATGTGGCTGAGGAGATCCTGCGCTACTGCGACCAGCAGGACTGTGACCTGATCGTCATGTCAACCCATGGCCGGTCGGGTCTGGGACGCTGGGTCTACGGCAGCATCGCCGACCGAGTACTACGTCACGCGAAGGT
This window harbors:
- a CDS encoding universal stress protein; protein product: MYKDILVTLDESALAERALPHAVALAKAFGATIHLVSVIPVLDAETMFAAGVSIDWTAQVESARDYMGGIRKRVMGEGVEAEWDVCQGDVAEEILRYCDQQDCDLIVMSTHGRSGLGRWVYGSIADRVLRHAKVPVLLVRATERE